From the Rhodospirillales bacterium genome, the window CAACCCGAGCGTGATCCGGCGCCTGCGCGAGGTGTTCCCGAGCCTCCCGGAAAAGCCCGAGCCGGAGGAAGTGTTCCTGCTCCTTCGCCGCATGCGCAACGATTGGTGAAGCCGGCGGACCCTTGCATATTCCCAAAAAGGGAATTATTATTCCCAATATGGGTATGATCCATCCGCCCGCCGCTGGGCTCGCCGACGCGCTGTTCTCGCGCGTGCAGCAGCGCGTCCTCGCCATCCTGTTCGGCCAGCCGGACCGCGACTTTCAGGGCGCGGAGCTGATCCGTCTCGCCGGATCGGGGACCGGCGCGGTGCATCGGGAACTAACCCGCCTCGCCGCGAGCGGCCTAGTCTCGGTGTCGCGGACCGGCCGCCAAAAATATTACCGCGCTAACCGGGACTCGCCGATCTTCGGCGAACTGCACCGTCTGGTGCTGAAAACGGCCGGGCTCGCGGGGCCGCTGTGGGAGGCTTTGGCGCCATTCGCCGGGCGCATCCGTGCCGCGTTCGTTTACGGCTCGGTGGCTAAGGCGACCGACACGGCGAAAAGCGACATCGATCTGATGGTGCTGACCGACAAGCTCGCCTACGCCGACATCTACAAGGCGTTGCAATCGGCGGAAGCCGTCCTGCACCGCCCCGTGAATCCGAACCTCATGTCGCTCCGGGATTGGAAGCGCAAGCGCGGCCAGGACGGCTCCTTCGTGGCGAAAATCGCGCGGCAGCCCAAAATATTCGTGCTCGGGAGCGAAGATGACCTCCCCTGAACTCGACAATCTGGCGCGCATCGGCAAGCTCAAGAAAGAGCCGGGCGCGCCGACGGAGATCGAGGGACTGTTGCGGTCCGGACGGGCGCGCCTGACGGACGCCAAGAATCAGGGGCTGGCCCCGGAAAGCCGGTTCGACCTCGCCTATAACGCAGCGCACGCGCTGGCGTTGGCGGCGTTGCGCCGGCGGGGTTATCGCTCGGACAACCGCTATCTCGTGTTCCAGGCGTTGCCCCACACCCTCGGGCTCGGGCCGGAGGTTTGGCGCGTGCTCGCCAAATGCCATGAACGGCGCAACGCGGCGGAATACGAAGGCGCTCTTGAAATCGACGACCGGCTGCTCGCCGATCTGATCGCCGCGACGGACGCGGTGCTGACGGCGGTTGCCGTCCCTGGGCCGACGCCGCTGGGCAAAAAATAGGCGGCGCAGATCCTCGGACAACTCTCGCTCGTCATGCCCGCGAAAGCGGGCATCCAGCGGCGCCCTGGACCCCCGCTTGCGCGGGGGTGACAAAACAGAGCGACGCATCCCGACATCCGAAAACAAAAAAGCCCGGCCTTGCGGCCGGGCTTTTTTATTCGCCGAGAGCGGCGCACCGGTCAGATCATCGACTCGATCCACTCTTTCAGCTTGTTCTTGGGCAGCGCGCCGACCTTGGTCGCGGCGACCTGGCCGCCCTTGAACAGGATCAGGGTCGGAATGCCGCGCACGCCGTAGCGCGACGGCGCGACCGGGTTTTCGTCGACGTTGAGCTTGGCGATGGTCACCTTGCCGTTGAGTTCGGTCGAGATTTCCTCGAGCGCCGGGGCGATCTGCCGGCAGGGGCCGCACCATTCGG encodes:
- a CDS encoding transcriptional regulator, which produces MGMIHPPAAGLADALFSRVQQRVLAILFGQPDRDFQGAELIRLAGSGTGAVHRELTRLAASGLVSVSRTGRQKYYRANRDSPIFGELHRLVLKTAGLAGPLWEALAPFAGRIRAAFVYGSVAKATDTAKSDIDLMVLTDKLAYADIYKALQSAEAVLHRPVNPNLMSLRDWKRKRGQDGSFVAKIARQPKIFVLGSEDDLP
- the trxA gene encoding thioredoxin TrxA: MSKAVTDASFETDVLKSAGPVVVDFWAEWCGPCRQIAPALEEISTELNGKVTIAKLNVDENPVAPSRYGVRGIPTLILFKGGQVAATKVGALPKNKLKEWIESMI